The region TATAATCATATACAGGTTTTGGTACGAAGCATTCTATATCACCTCCAAGCATTGCTATCTCCCGAATCATGCTTGAGCTGAGAAATATGTAGTTTTGATTTGGCATTAGGAATACTGTTTCACATTGTTCGTCAAGTTTTCTATTCATTAGAGCAAGCTGTAGTTCATATTCAAAATCAGAGGCTACTCTTAAGCTTCTTAAGATATTGTGCACACCAGTTTTTTTTAAGTAATCAACTAATAGGCAATCAAAAGAGCGGACTTCTACATTATTTAAATCTTTAATAGATTCTTTGATAAAGCTCTCCCTTAACTCTAATGAAAACATAGGTTTTTTATTATAACTCTTTGCTACAGCCACTATTATTTTTTTAAATATTTTTGAAGCTCTTTCTATAACATCTAAGTGGCCATTTGTTATTGGATCAAATGTCCCTGGGTATAGAATATCCATTTTGAACCTCTATAAATGTAATTTTTGTATCCCCGTAAACCCTCTCTTTTATAATCTTAAATAAATCACTATTTATCATTATATCGTTGTCCTTTCTTTCTTCGTACACAATTAATCCATTATATTTAATCAATTTATTTGTTGCAATAGTTTCTAAGATGTTTTTACTTTTGTATTTTCCATAAGGGGGATCTATAAATATAATATCTGCACCCTGCTTTATTTTACTTGCAATTCTAAAAAAATCACCATTTATTATATTATATTTACTACTACTAACTAATGTTATGTTTTTTTTAAGGTATCTACAATCAATATCAAGAAAATGACAAAATGATGCGCCTCTGCTGAGAGCTTCTAAACCCAAGATACCACTGCCAGCAAAGAGATCAAATATAACGGCATTGTATATTTTTTTATATATAATTGAAAAGATTGCCATCCTAACAATATCTGTTGTCGGTCTAATAGAGGAATTTTTCGGCAAAGTTATTTTTCTGTTTTTCAAAAATCCACTCGTTATTCTCATGATAAAGCACTTGGCATATTGTTAGCCAATTAATTTTACTTTTTTTATTATCTATTACAATAAGGGGTTTAAAATTATTGTAAAGGAATTTATTATAACCATAAATAAGGGATTTATCGTAATCTCCTATTGAAATTTTGTTTCCTCTTTGTAAATACATGAATAAAATATATATTTTTACTATATCACCAAAACCTTCAGATAATGGACCACTAACTACTGATTTCTTTAAACTATCTGTTATATGTAGACCCATTCTTATAACTATTTTATTATTTTTTGTGAATTTTATAAAACTGTAAGCTGTATATGCTATTGCATCATTGAATTCTAGAGGTTTGTATAGTCTTTTGTTATAAAATTCTTCTAATTGCGTGTTTTTTAAAACTATTAGTGGATAGATTCTTATATATTTTATTGGTTGGCAGGCAAGTTTATCTACTGTATAGATGAAATCCTCTTTTTTCTCACTAAAGAGACCGCACATAAGTTGTGCACCCAATATAAAGGGATATCTCTTTAATTCATTAATACTTTGAATTACCTCATATTCTGTATAATCCCTATTATTATTTTTTAACACATCATTTGATAGGGATTGGATTCCTAGTTCAATAGTTTTTACATTATAACTTTGTAGAGTATCTAATATAATTTTATTTATACAGTTTGGTTTTGTAGATATCCTTATAGATAGTTTTGGCAATTTGTTATTTATAATGCGTAATAATTGAACTTGCAATTCTAATGGTAGGGCAGTGAATGTACCCCCATAAAAAGCTACTTCATTCCAGCGGATATTTAGATCAAGGTGTTTTTTTAGCTGCTCCTCAACACATTTTATTAAATTTGATTCATTAATACCAGTTATATTATTTTGATTACAATATATACAGATTTTTTTACATCCAATAAAGGGTAAAAAGATTGGTAGAATTTTATGTTTCATTAATATCTATATTTTTTAAAAGATTTTGGGCTGCTTTTTTTTCTGCTAGTTTCTTACTTTTACCTCGCCCTGTAGCTACATGTTTATTAGAGATTTTGACCTCAATTAGAAAACTTTTATTATGCTCAGGGCCTCTCTCTTCTAATAATTTATATATAGGTAGCTTTTTATATTTTTTTGTACAATAATTTTGCAGTATAGATTTATAATCTATTTTTTCTATTTCTGATAGGCCATGTTCTAAAGATTTATCAATATAGGTTGATAGAAGTTTTGTAATTATATCTAAATTAGAGGAATCAAGGTATATTGCAGCTACA is a window of Deferribacterota bacterium DNA encoding:
- a CDS encoding radical SAM protein — its product is MKHKILPIFLPFIGCKKICIYCNQNNITGINESNLIKCVEEQLKKHLDLNIRWNEVAFYGGTFTALPLELQVQLLRIINNKLPKLSIRISTKPNCINKIILDTLQSYNVKTIELGIQSLSNDVLKNNNRDYTEYEVIQSINELKRYPFILGAQLMCGLFSEKKEDFIYTVDKLACQPIKYIRIYPLIVLKNTQLEEFYNKRLYKPLEFNDAIAYTAYSFIKFTKNNKIVIRMGLHITDSLKKSVVSGPLSEGFGDIVKIYILFMYLQRGNKISIGDYDKSLIYGYNKFLYNNFKPLIVIDNKKSKINWLTICQVLYHENNEWIFEKQKNNFAEKFLY
- the rsmD gene encoding 16S rRNA (guanine(966)-N(2))-methyltransferase RsmD, which gives rise to MKNRKITLPKNSSIRPTTDIVRMAIFSIIYKKIYNAVIFDLFAGSGILGLEALSRGASFCHFLDIDCRYLKKNITLVSSSKYNIINGDFFRIASKIKQGADIIFIDPPYGKYKSKNILETIATNKLIKYNGLIVYEERKDNDIMINSDLFKIIKERVYGDTKITFIEVQNGYSIPRDI
- the coaD gene encoding pantetheine-phosphate adenylyltransferase, translated to MDILYPGTFDPITNGHLDVIERASKIFKKIIVAVAKSYNKKPMFSLELRESFIKESIKDLNNVEVRSFDCLLVDYLKKTGVHNILRSLRVASDFEYELQLALMNRKLDEQCETVFLMPNQNYIFLSSSMIREIAMLGGDIECFVPKPVYDYITRNFKAYK